One window from the genome of Variovorax sp. PAMC26660 encodes:
- a CDS encoding AMP-binding protein, translating into MTTDIQFLPLLADRDPDAPLAWRAGVPVSTRQFLADVARFAPVLPGEGPAVNLCVDRYAFAVSLGAALVRGHASLLPPDARSDTLARLLESGGPRLFALTDDPKLQTPGMQRVFIENRSSLEGDASGTVPLIDGAMHAASLLTSGSTGVPQPHAKTWRTLVGDVTVAVKRLCRVLERPTLEGVTLVATVPVQHSYGLESSVLLAMLGGAAFESGRPFFPADVVQTLASVPRPRALVTTPFHLKTLLLSGIELPPVDLILSATAPLSPQLALQAEQAMGGVLLEIYGSTESGQVATRRTTESEVWETFGEIRVHAEPAEAGGPERFIFEGDFMPEPTPMADVLELLDERRFRLFGRANDLIHVAGRRSSLAHLNYHLNSIAGVEDGAFWLPDEVADGVVRPVAFVVAPTLSAVEIIAALRQRLEPVFVPRRVVQVKAFPREGTGKLTVRALREFALAQLAEDTTPVQMALAVPADHPVFAGHFPGQPLLPGALVLAEVMEAIQRVPALVTRLGANPTLAAAKFLAPVRPGSTLAIELLPEAGTGRGVRFDVRCDGVVAVSGRWVAVQESA; encoded by the coding sequence GTGACGACAGACATTCAATTCCTGCCGCTGCTCGCGGACCGCGACCCCGATGCCCCCCTGGCCTGGCGTGCCGGCGTGCCCGTGAGCACGCGGCAGTTTCTGGCCGACGTGGCCCGCTTCGCGCCGGTCTTGCCGGGCGAGGGGCCGGCGGTCAATCTTTGTGTCGACCGCTACGCCTTTGCCGTGAGCCTGGGGGCCGCGTTGGTGCGTGGCCATGCCAGCCTGCTGCCGCCCGATGCGCGCTCCGACACGCTCGCCCGCCTGCTCGAATCCGGCGGCCCCCGTCTTTTCGCGCTCACCGACGATCCGAAGCTCCAGACCCCTGGCATGCAGCGCGTTTTCATCGAAAACCGCTCCAGCCTCGAAGGCGATGCAAGTGGCACCGTGCCATTGATCGACGGTGCCATGCATGCCGCCAGCCTGCTGACCTCCGGCTCGACCGGCGTGCCGCAGCCGCATGCCAAGACCTGGCGCACCCTGGTGGGCGACGTGACGGTGGCGGTCAAGCGGCTTTGCAGGGTGCTCGAACGCCCGACGCTGGAAGGTGTGACGCTGGTGGCGACCGTGCCGGTGCAGCACAGCTACGGGCTCGAATCGTCGGTGCTGCTGGCCATGCTGGGCGGCGCCGCCTTCGAGAGCGGCCGGCCGTTCTTTCCGGCCGACGTGGTGCAGACGCTGGCTTCGGTGCCGCGCCCGCGCGCGCTGGTGACCACGCCGTTCCACCTCAAGACATTGCTGCTGTCGGGCATCGAACTGCCGCCGGTCGACCTGATCCTGTCGGCCACCGCGCCGCTGTCGCCGCAGCTCGCCCTGCAGGCCGAGCAGGCCATGGGCGGCGTGCTGCTCGAAATCTACGGCAGCACCGAGTCAGGGCAGGTTGCCACGCGGCGCACGACCGAAAGCGAAGTCTGGGAAACCTTTGGCGAGATTCGCGTCCACGCCGAGCCGGCCGAGGCCGGTGGCCCCGAGCGCTTCATCTTCGAGGGCGACTTCATGCCCGAGCCGACGCCGATGGCCGACGTGCTCGAACTGCTCGACGAGCGGCGCTTCCGGCTGTTCGGCCGTGCCAACGACCTGATCCATGTGGCGGGCCGGCGCAGCTCGCTGGCGCACCTGAACTACCACCTGAACAGCATCGCAGGCGTCGAGGACGGCGCCTTCTGGCTGCCCGATGAAGTGGCCGACGGCGTGGTGCGGCCGGTCGCCTTTGTCGTTGCGCCGACGCTTTCGGCGGTCGAGATCATTGCTGCGCTGCGGCAACGCCTCGAACCCGTGTTCGTGCCGCGCCGGGTGGTGCAGGTCAAGGCCTTCCCGCGCGAAGGCACCGGCAAGCTCACCGTGCGGGCGCTGCGCGAATTCGCGTTGGCGCAGCTCGCGGAAGACACCACCCCGGTGCAGATGGCTCTTGCGGTGCCGGCCGACCATCCCGTTTTTGCCGGCCATTTCCCTGGCCAACCCTTGCTTCCAGGCGCCCTGGTGCTGGCCGAGGTCATGGAAGCCATCCAGCGCGTGCCGGCCCTGGTCACGCGGCTGGGGGCGAATCCCACGCTTGCGGCGGCCAAGTTCCTGGCGCCCGTGCGGCCGGGCAGCACGCTCGCCATCGAGCTGCTTCCGGAAGCCGGAACCGGTCGCGGCGTGCGATTCGACGTGCGTTGCGACGGCGTGGTGGCTGTCAGCGGCCGCTGGGTGGCCGTGCAAGAGTCTGCGTGA
- a CDS encoding phosphopantetheine-binding protein, whose product MSSTAQPPLPATGDASEQSPIEKELAVLLVNALNLEVAPEDIVPTDPLYGEGLGLDSIDILEVALEVSRRYGFQLRSDDERNQQIFQSLRTLATHVAQHRAAS is encoded by the coding sequence TTGTCATCGACTGCTCAGCCCCCCCTTCCCGCCACTGGCGACGCGTCAGAACAGTCGCCGATCGAAAAAGAACTGGCTGTGCTGCTGGTGAACGCATTGAACCTTGAGGTTGCCCCCGAGGACATCGTGCCCACCGATCCGCTGTATGGCGAAGGCCTCGGGCTCGACTCGATCGACATCCTCGAAGTCGCGCTCGAAGTCTCCCGGCGCTATGGTTTCCAGTTGCGTTCGGACGACGAGCGCAACCAGCAGATTTTTCAGTCGCTGCGCACGCTCGCGACCCACGTCGCACAGCATCGCGCCGCTTCCTGA
- a CDS encoding helicase HerA-like domain-containing protein: protein MADPLLIARHDTIECTLLPALANRHGLITGATGTGKTVTLQTMAEKLSSIGVPVFMADVKGDLTGISQKGVIGAKLAATLKERGIEVPEPSACPVTLWDVFGEQGHPVRATISDMGPLLLGRMLDVNETQAGVLNLVFKIADDNGLLLLDLKDLRAMLQYVGENSSQFTTQYGNISAASVGAIQRGLLQIETQGGDKFFGEPMLNIADFMQTVGGKGVINILAADKLMNSPRLYATFLLWMLSELFEQLPEIGDPDQPKMAFFFDEAHLLFNEAPKALVERIELVVRLVRSKGVGVYFVTQNPLDIPDTVLAQLGNRVQHALRAFTPRDQKAVKAAASTMRQKPGLDIETAITELAVGEALVSFLDDKGRPSVTERVFVVPPGSQLGPITPDQRKALIANSLVAGVYEKTVDRESAYEKLKGRADSAPDAPAVAPGGKAAAEASGSGMGGMLNDMIFGSTGPRGGKRDGLVQTMAKSAVRTMGTSVGKEILRGVLGGIFGSKKR, encoded by the coding sequence ATGGCCGACCCCCTTCTGATCGCACGCCACGACACCATCGAGTGCACCCTCCTGCCCGCACTGGCCAACCGCCACGGCCTGATCACCGGCGCCACCGGCACCGGCAAGACCGTCACGCTGCAGACAATGGCCGAGAAGCTGTCGAGCATCGGCGTGCCGGTGTTCATGGCCGACGTGAAGGGCGACCTCACCGGCATCAGCCAGAAAGGTGTCATCGGCGCCAAGCTGGCCGCCACGCTCAAGGAACGCGGCATCGAGGTGCCCGAGCCCTCCGCCTGCCCCGTCACGCTGTGGGACGTGTTCGGCGAACAGGGCCACCCGGTGCGCGCCACCATTTCCGACATGGGCCCCCTGCTGCTGGGCCGCATGCTCGACGTGAACGAAACGCAGGCCGGCGTGCTGAACCTGGTGTTCAAGATCGCCGACGACAACGGCCTGCTGCTGCTCGACCTGAAGGACCTGCGCGCCATGCTGCAGTACGTGGGCGAAAACAGCAGCCAGTTCACCACCCAGTACGGCAACATCAGCGCCGCCAGCGTGGGCGCCATCCAGCGCGGGCTGCTGCAGATCGAGACCCAGGGCGGCGACAAGTTCTTCGGCGAGCCGATGCTCAACATCGCCGATTTCATGCAGACGGTGGGCGGCAAGGGTGTCATCAACATCCTGGCAGCCGACAAGCTCATGAACTCGCCGCGCCTGTACGCGACCTTCCTGTTGTGGATGCTGTCGGAGCTGTTCGAGCAGTTGCCTGAAATCGGCGACCCCGACCAGCCCAAGATGGCCTTTTTCTTCGACGAGGCTCACCTGCTGTTCAACGAAGCACCCAAGGCGCTGGTGGAACGCATCGAGCTGGTGGTGCGGCTGGTGCGCTCCAAGGGCGTGGGCGTCTATTTCGTGACGCAGAACCCGCTGGACATTCCCGACACGGTGCTGGCTCAGTTGGGCAACCGCGTGCAGCACGCGCTGCGCGCCTTCACCCCGCGCGACCAGAAGGCCGTGAAAGCTGCCGCCAGCACGATGCGGCAAAAGCCCGGCCTCGACATCGAGACGGCTATCACCGAACTCGCGGTCGGCGAAGCGCTGGTGAGCTTCCTGGACGACAAGGGTCGCCCGAGCGTGACCGAGCGCGTGTTCGTGGTGCCGCCGGGCAGCCAGCTCGGCCCGATCACGCCCGATCAGCGCAAGGCACTGATCGCCAATTCGCTGGTGGCCGGCGTCTACGAAAAGACGGTGGACCGCGAATCGGCTTATGAAAAGCTCAAGGGCCGCGCCGACAGCGCACCCGATGCGCCCGCGGTCGCACCGGGAGGCAAGGCCGCAGCGGAAGCATCCGGCTCCGGCATGGGCGGCATGCTCAACGACATGATCTTCGGCAGCACCGGGCCACGCGGTGGCAAACGTGACGGACTGGTGCAGACCATGGCCAAGTCGGCGGTGCGCACCATGGGAACGTCGGTCGGCAAGGAGATCCTGCGTGGGGTGCTTGGCGGGATCTTCGGTAGCAAGAAGCGCTGA
- a CDS encoding NrsF family protein produces MKTDDLVAMLATGNVAVRRRGAGGRIGLAVLAGLPLSFVILFVEYGLRRDLMQAMFWPMFWVKVLFPLCIAAAAFVMVQRLARPGVAVRRSWFGAVLPVLAIWVLAAIVWFSVPIEERMPSLMGQSWRICALSISLMALPVFAATMVALKGLAPTRPALAGAAAGALAGGVGAAVYALHCMELTAPFLAVWYVSGIAAPVLIGAVLGPRLLRW; encoded by the coding sequence ATGAAGACCGACGACCTCGTGGCGATGCTGGCCACCGGCAACGTGGCGGTGCGGCGGCGCGGCGCGGGTGGGCGCATCGGGCTGGCGGTGCTGGCCGGGCTGCCGTTGTCGTTCGTGATCCTGTTTGTCGAATACGGGCTGCGGCGCGATCTGATGCAGGCCATGTTCTGGCCGATGTTCTGGGTCAAGGTGCTGTTTCCGCTGTGCATCGCGGCGGCCGCCTTTGTGATGGTGCAGCGGCTGGCCCGTCCGGGTGTGGCGGTGCGGCGGTCCTGGTTCGGTGCGGTGTTGCCGGTGCTCGCGATCTGGGTGCTGGCAGCGATCGTCTGGTTCTCTGTGCCCATCGAGGAGCGCATGCCGTCGCTGATGGGGCAGTCGTGGCGCATCTGTGCGTTGAGCATCAGCTTGATGGCGTTGCCGGTTTTCGCGGCCACGATGGTGGCGCTCAAGGGGCTGGCGCCTACGCGGCCTGCACTTGCTGGTGCTGCGGCTGGGGCGTTGGCGGGCGGTGTCGGGGCCGCTGTCTATGCGTTGCACTGCATGGAGTTGACCGCGCCGTTCCTGGCGGTCTGGTACGTGAGCGGGATCGCTGCGCCGGTGCTGATCGGGGCTGTGCTGGGCCCCCGGTTGCTGCGCTGGTAG
- a CDS encoding sigma-70 family RNA polymerase sigma factor codes for MSDAEAALRSLFLRGLDGDAGAYRDFLQKLSAHLRAFLGKRLFGWPDEVEDLVQECLLAMHNQRHTYQSDQPLTAWVHAIARYKMIDLLRAKSVREDLHDPLDDDLAVFAESATEASDAKRDLGGLLDSLPERQRLPIVHVKIEGLSVAETASLTGMSESAVKVGIHRGLKALAARFGNSWGGAA; via the coding sequence ATGAGCGACGCGGAAGCGGCGCTGCGGAGCCTGTTCCTTCGTGGCCTCGACGGCGACGCCGGTGCCTACCGCGACTTCCTGCAGAAACTCAGCGCGCACCTGCGTGCCTTTCTGGGCAAGCGCCTCTTTGGCTGGCCCGATGAAGTGGAAGACCTTGTCCAGGAATGCCTGCTCGCCATGCACAACCAGCGCCACACCTACCAGAGCGACCAGCCGTTGACGGCCTGGGTGCACGCGATTGCGCGCTACAAGATGATCGACCTGCTGCGCGCCAAGTCGGTTCGCGAAGACCTGCATGACCCGCTGGACGACGACCTGGCGGTGTTCGCCGAGTCGGCCACCGAGGCCAGCGACGCAAAGCGCGACCTGGGCGGCCTGCTCGACAGCCTGCCCGAGCGCCAGCGCCTGCCGATCGTGCACGTGAAGATCGAGGGCCTGTCGGTGGCCGAGACCGCGAGCCTGACGGGCATGTCGGAGTCAGCGGTCAAGGTCGGCATCCACCGGGGGCTGAAGGCCCTGGCCGCCAGGTTCGGCAACAGTTGGGGTGGCGCCGCATGA
- a CDS encoding GTP cyclohydrolase II yields the protein MSADSTTIPSATPVATPLVTAEPPTGATPFPPLHPSTSTGHIRLTSHAGGFGALPIQWGAATATERGPVVGTTTKRAHRNVIGTHSGSYSVYRALAVASGALKREHKADLTNTAPTDVIGPYPQWSEPGRIVSLDPWGALVADVFSTELAAGYDIRPTIAITKAHVILPEVIEALQSGRLKADGHFLTAGGAAMVTKAAIEPVWYLPEVARRFGCTENDLRRTLFEETGGMYPELVTRSDLEVFLPPIGGQTLYIFGNPRDLANPEVELTARIHDECNGSDVFGSDICTCRPYLTHAIEECIMGAQRGGVGLIAYSRKEGRALGEVTKFLVYNARKRQVGGDTADQYFARTECVAGVQDMRFQELMPDVFHWLGIKKIHRLVSMSNMKFDAITGSGIEIGERVNIPDELIPADARVEMDAKMAAGYFTPGPVPDAEELKKAKGRGLTE from the coding sequence ATGTCTGCCGACAGCACAACGATCCCTTCTGCAACACCGGTCGCCACGCCGCTTGTGACCGCCGAACCGCCGACCGGTGCCACGCCCTTCCCCCCGCTTCACCCCTCGACATCGACCGGCCACATCCGGCTGACCTCGCACGCCGGCGGCTTCGGCGCACTGCCCATCCAGTGGGGCGCGGCCACCGCCACCGAGCGCGGCCCCGTCGTCGGCACCACCACCAAGCGCGCGCACCGCAACGTCATCGGCACGCACAGCGGCTCGTACAGCGTGTACCGGGCGCTGGCGGTGGCCTCGGGCGCGCTCAAGCGCGAGCACAAGGCCGACCTGACCAACACCGCGCCCACCGACGTGATCGGGCCGTACCCGCAGTGGAGCGAGCCGGGGCGCATCGTCTCGCTCGACCCGTGGGGCGCGCTGGTGGCGGATGTGTTCTCGACCGAACTTGCGGCTGGCTACGACATCCGCCCGACCATCGCGATCACCAAGGCCCATGTGATCCTGCCCGAGGTGATCGAGGCGCTGCAGAGCGGCCGCCTCAAGGCCGACGGCCACTTTCTCACCGCGGGCGGTGCCGCGATGGTGACCAAGGCCGCCATCGAGCCCGTCTGGTATCTGCCCGAGGTGGCGCGCCGCTTCGGCTGCACCGAAAACGACCTGCGCCGCACGCTGTTCGAGGAAACCGGCGGCATGTACCCCGAGCTGGTCACGCGCTCCGACCTCGAAGTCTTCCTGCCGCCCATCGGCGGGCAGACGCTCTACATCTTCGGCAACCCGCGCGACCTGGCCAACCCCGAGGTCGAACTCACCGCGCGCATCCATGACGAGTGCAACGGCTCCGACGTGTTCGGCTCCGACATCTGCACCTGCCGCCCCTATCTCACGCACGCCATCGAGGAATGCATCATGGGCGCGCAACGCGGCGGCGTCGGGCTGATCGCCTACTCGCGCAAGGAGGGCCGCGCGCTGGGCGAGGTCACCAAGTTCCTGGTCTACAACGCACGCAAGCGGCAGGTGGGCGGCGACACGGCCGACCAGTATTTCGCGCGCACCGAGTGCGTGGCCGGCGTGCAGGACATGCGCTTCCAGGAGCTGATGCCCGACGTCTTCCACTGGCTCGGCATCAAGAAGATCCATCGGCTCGTGTCGATGAGCAACATGAAGTTCGACGCGATCACCGGCTCGGGCATCGAGATCGGCGAGCGCGTGAACATTCCCGACGAACTGATCCCGGCCGATGCGCGCGTCGAGATGGACGCGAAGATGGCCGCCGGCTACTTCACCCCTGGCCCTGTGCCAGACGCAGAAGAACTCAAGAAGGCCAAGGGCCGCGGACTCACCGAATGA
- a CDS encoding URC4/urg3 family protein, producing the protein MTTSHNTDPHMPVDGSGSLPPGGAGKVDPSIEFTADASHPAGAASLLRTTAAIRQRAGALLARARNGESQWFRIGGDDMLEDAARTVAEVTRERYPWDTIPYHSRWRHFEAGGVDRIEELNTRLGALDARQRARAHIDLVLVSVLLDAGAGPDWHYIESATGERFTRSEGLGVASFHAFMSGMFSSDPNHPYQVDADGLRGLVADRLGDAFQVSEVNPLVGLAGRATLLRRLGEAMNEQPEIFGDDGRPGRLFDALVGPYGPAAPPTAEITAHQILSLLLDSLSRIWPSANAVDSIAADGSDNAGGIGSSDPALALGDCWRHSAVRGPGLTNGWMPFHKLSQWLTYSLLEPFEWAGVKVRHLDALTALPEYRNGGLLIDSGVIVPRDPAFLTRRWKASDEFIVEWRALTVALLDEVAPRVRKVLNRTAEELPLACILEGGTWAAGRALAQRLRNGAPPLLIESDGTVF; encoded by the coding sequence ATGACCACCAGCCACAACACCGACCCCCACATGCCCGTCGACGGTTCCGGCAGCCTGCCGCCCGGCGGCGCGGGCAAGGTCGATCCATCGATCGAATTCACCGCCGACGCCAGCCACCCGGCCGGCGCGGCGAGCCTGCTGCGCACCACCGCCGCCATCCGCCAGCGTGCCGGCGCCCTGCTGGCACGCGCGCGCAACGGCGAGTCGCAGTGGTTTCGCATCGGCGGCGACGACATGCTGGAGGACGCGGCGCGCACCGTGGCCGAAGTCACGCGCGAGCGCTACCCGTGGGACACCATCCCGTACCACAGCCGCTGGCGCCACTTCGAGGCCGGCGGCGTCGATCGCATCGAAGAACTCAACACCCGGCTGGGTGCACTCGATGCACGGCAGCGCGCCCGTGCGCACATCGACCTCGTGCTGGTGAGCGTGCTGCTCGACGCCGGCGCCGGGCCCGATTGGCACTACATCGAATCCGCCACCGGCGAGCGCTTCACGCGCTCCGAAGGCCTGGGCGTGGCGAGCTTCCACGCCTTCATGAGCGGGATGTTTTCTTCGGACCCGAACCATCCGTATCAGGTCGATGCGGATGGCCTGCGTGGCCTCGTTGCCGACCGGCTGGGCGACGCCTTCCAGGTCAGCGAGGTCAATCCGCTGGTCGGCCTTGCGGGCCGTGCCACGCTGTTGCGCCGGCTGGGCGAAGCAATGAACGAGCAGCCCGAAATCTTCGGCGACGACGGCCGGCCGGGCCGGCTGTTCGACGCACTGGTCGGCCCCTACGGCCCGGCCGCGCCGCCCACCGCCGAGATCACCGCGCACCAGATCCTGTCGCTGCTGCTCGATTCGCTCTCGCGCATCTGGCCTTCGGCCAATGCCGTCGACAGCATCGCGGCCGATGGCAGCGACAACGCGGGCGGCATCGGCTCCAGCGATCCGGCGCTGGCGCTCGGCGACTGCTGGCGCCACAGCGCAGTGCGCGGGCCTGGCCTCACCAACGGCTGGATGCCGTTCCACAAGCTGTCGCAATGGCTCACCTATTCGCTGCTCGAACCCTTCGAGTGGGCGGGCGTGAAGGTGCGGCACCTCGATGCGCTCACTGCCCTGCCCGAATACCGCAACGGCGGCCTCCTGATCGACAGCGGCGTGATCGTGCCCAGAGACCCGGCCTTTCTCACCCGGCGCTGGAAGGCGAGCGACGAATTCATCGTCGAATGGCGCGCGCTGACCGTGGCGCTGCTCGACGAAGTGGCGCCGCGCGTGCGCAAGGTGCTCAACCGCACCGCCGAAGAACTGCCGCTGGCCTGCATCCTCGAAGGCGGCACCTGGGCGGCCGGCCGGGCACTGGCACAGCGCTTGCGTAATGGTGCTCCGCCCCTGTTGATCGAGAGCGACGGCACCGTCTTTTAG
- the upp gene encoding uracil phosphoribosyltransferase codes for MSNVHLVNHPLVQHKLTLMRRKDASTNSFRRLLNEISMLMAYEVTRDMPMQDIEVETPLETMQAKVIDGKKLVLVSILRAGTGILDGMLTVVPGARVGHIGLYRDPKTLTAVEYYFKMPGEMDSRDVIVVDPMLATGNSAVAAVERLKELNPKSIKFVCLLTCPEGVATMQKAHPDVPIYTAAIDRELDSHGYILPGLGDAGDRIFGTK; via the coding sequence ATGAGCAACGTCCATCTCGTCAATCACCCCCTCGTCCAGCACAAGCTCACGCTGATGCGCCGCAAGGATGCGTCCACCAACAGCTTCCGCCGGCTCCTCAATGAAATCAGCATGCTGATGGCCTACGAGGTCACGCGCGACATGCCGATGCAGGACATCGAAGTCGAAACGCCCCTTGAAACCATGCAGGCCAAGGTCATCGACGGCAAGAAGCTGGTTCTGGTGTCGATCCTGCGCGCCGGCACCGGCATCCTGGACGGCATGCTGACCGTGGTGCCGGGCGCGCGCGTCGGCCACATCGGCCTGTACCGCGACCCCAAGACGCTGACGGCCGTCGAGTACTACTTCAAGATGCCCGGCGAAATGGACAGCCGCGACGTGATCGTGGTCGACCCGATGCTGGCCACCGGCAATTCGGCCGTGGCTGCGGTCGAGCGTTTGAAAGAACTCAACCCCAAGTCGATCAAGTTCGTCTGCCTGCTGACCTGCCCCGAAGGCGTGGCAACCATGCAGAAGGCGCACCCCGATGTGCCGATCTACACCGCCGCCATCGACCGCGAGCTGGACAGCCACGGCTACATCCTCCCCGGCTTGGGCGACGCCGGCGACCGGATCTTCGGCACAAAATAA
- a CDS encoding BMP family protein has protein sequence MTARRQLIIRSVAIAAALAAGAPGLALAQQAKLKVAAVYTVPFEQQWVGRIHKALKAAEARGEIEYKATENVSNADYERVMREYATGGNQLILGEVFGVEAAARKVAKDFPKVAFLMGSSLKPQAPNFSVFDNYIQEPAYLSGMVAGGVTKSNRIGMVGGFPIPEVNRLMNAFMAGAKETNPKVEFSVSFINSWFDPPKAKEAAFAMIDKGADVMYAERFGVSDAAKEKGKLAIGNVIDTQAQYPDTVVASALWNFEPSADRAIKLVKEGKFAAEDYGVYSQMKHKGSELAPLGTFEKKVPADFIAKVKSKQADILAGKFTVKVDDGQPKSTAK, from the coding sequence GTGACAGCACGCCGTCAGTTGATCATTCGTTCCGTCGCCATTGCCGCAGCACTTGCGGCCGGCGCGCCCGGTCTTGCGCTTGCGCAGCAGGCCAAGTTGAAGGTGGCGGCGGTGTACACCGTGCCCTTCGAGCAGCAATGGGTGGGCCGCATCCACAAGGCACTCAAGGCGGCGGAAGCGCGCGGCGAGATCGAATACAAGGCCACCGAGAACGTCAGCAACGCCGACTACGAGCGCGTGATGCGCGAGTACGCCACCGGCGGCAACCAGCTCATCCTGGGTGAAGTGTTCGGCGTGGAAGCGGCAGCGCGCAAGGTCGCGAAAGATTTCCCCAAGGTCGCCTTCCTGATGGGCTCGTCGCTCAAGCCGCAGGCGCCCAACTTCAGCGTGTTCGACAACTACATCCAGGAGCCGGCGTACCTGAGCGGCATGGTGGCCGGCGGCGTGACCAAGAGCAACCGCATCGGCATGGTCGGCGGCTTCCCGATTCCCGAGGTCAACCGCCTGATGAACGCCTTCATGGCCGGCGCCAAGGAAACGAACCCGAAGGTCGAGTTCAGCGTGAGCTTCATCAACAGCTGGTTCGACCCACCGAAGGCCAAGGAAGCGGCCTTCGCCATGATCGACAAGGGCGCCGACGTGATGTACGCCGAGCGCTTCGGCGTGTCGGATGCGGCCAAGGAAAAGGGCAAGCTCGCCATCGGCAACGTGATCGACACCCAGGCGCAATACCCCGACACGGTGGTCGCCTCGGCCCTGTGGAACTTCGAGCCCTCGGCCGACCGCGCGATCAAGCTCGTGAAGGAAGGCAAGTTCGCCGCCGAAGACTACGGCGTGTACTCGCAGATGAAGCACAAGGGTTCCGAACTGGCACCGCTCGGTACTTTCGAGAAGAAGGTGCCGGCCGACTTCATCGCCAAGGTGAAGTCCAAGCAGGCCGACATCCTTGCCGGCAAGTTCACCGTCAAGGTGGACGACGGCCAGCCCAAGTCCACCGCGAAATAA